The following are encoded in a window of Chryseobacterium sp. genomic DNA:
- the recG gene encoding ATP-dependent DNA helicase RecG, whose amino-acid sequence MSLDTPVEYLKSIGPERAKLIRNVLGIATVADFLNFFPLRYLDKSKVYRITDLTDNLPEVQLKGRIIEVRELGEGRSKRLSAKFQDETGTMELVWFKYSKWLREQLPVNRTVFIFGKVNLFNSQFSMSHPEIETEDIKERTSAVVPIYPGSEKLSKRGLNQKFFQNILRGLCSQIPLLLSENIPDSLRQRLKLLSRADAYLNIHFPANHRICEQASRRIKFEEAFFFQLSYALKKQHHQANAVGNPFTLVGDYFTTFYKHYLPFPLTNAQKRVVREIRMDMRRPVQMNRLLQGDVGSGKTIVALLAMLIAMDNGFQSVMMAPTEILAQQHFNSLKELTEPAGIRISLLTGSTKKSDRILIHDSLLSGELSILVGTHAVLEDVVKFKNLGLAIIDEQHRFGVAQRARLWAKNRIPPHILVMTATPIPRTLAMSFYSDLDVSVIDEMPLGRKPIITAHRREKDRLSVFRFAREEIAKGRQVYFVYPLIEESETLDYKNLMENFDHIMQFFEECNVTMLHGRMKPNEKEEAMQYFASGKAQIMVATTVIEVGVNVPNASVMIIESAERFGLSQLHQLRGRVGRGAEQSFCILMTSDKLTKESRTRIKTMTETNDGFKISEVDMQLRGPGDLLGTQQSGILDFKKLDLTTDANIIQASKDAVAAILQQDPFLALPEHQNLKNYYLLHFRSKTSWGKIS is encoded by the coding sequence CTGTCCTTAGATACCCCTGTAGAATATCTGAAAAGTATAGGTCCGGAACGTGCGAAACTGATCCGGAATGTTTTAGGCATTGCGACAGTTGCGGATTTCCTGAACTTTTTTCCGCTGCGCTATCTGGACAAAAGCAAAGTGTACCGTATAACGGATCTTACCGACAATTTGCCTGAAGTTCAGCTGAAAGGGCGTATCATAGAGGTACGAGAACTGGGCGAGGGCCGCAGCAAAAGACTTTCTGCAAAGTTTCAGGACGAGACAGGCACTATGGAACTTGTGTGGTTTAAATATTCGAAATGGCTCAGAGAACAACTGCCGGTAAACCGAACTGTTTTTATATTTGGCAAAGTAAATTTATTTAACAGCCAATTCTCCATGTCCCATCCGGAGATTGAAACTGAGGACATCAAAGAGAGGACTTCCGCAGTGGTACCGATCTATCCAGGCTCGGAAAAACTGAGCAAGCGGGGCCTGAATCAAAAGTTCTTTCAGAATATTCTGCGCGGCCTCTGTTCGCAAATTCCCCTGCTTCTGAGCGAGAATATCCCCGACTCTTTACGCCAGAGACTGAAACTGCTTTCCCGCGCCGACGCTTACCTGAATATTCATTTTCCGGCCAACCACCGAATCTGTGAGCAGGCAAGCCGCAGGATCAAATTTGAGGAGGCCTTTTTTTTCCAGCTGAGTTATGCGCTTAAGAAGCAGCACCATCAGGCCAATGCTGTGGGAAATCCATTTACGCTGGTGGGAGACTATTTTACCACATTTTACAAGCACTACCTGCCCTTCCCCCTCACCAATGCGCAGAAAAGAGTCGTCAGGGAAATCAGGATGGATATGCGGAGACCTGTACAGATGAACCGTTTGCTACAGGGTGATGTGGGCTCCGGAAAAACCATCGTGGCACTTTTAGCCATGCTTATTGCCATGGACAATGGCTTCCAAAGTGTGATGATGGCACCTACCGAAATTCTGGCCCAACAGCATTTCAATTCGCTAAAAGAACTTACCGAACCTGCCGGAATCCGTATCAGTTTGCTTACAGGATCAACAAAAAAGTCAGACCGAATATTGATTCATGACTCCCTGCTCAGCGGGGAACTTTCCATTTTGGTAGGCACACACGCAGTTCTGGAGGATGTCGTAAAGTTTAAAAACCTGGGGTTGGCCATCATAGACGAACAGCACCGCTTCGGTGTGGCACAGCGGGCACGTTTATGGGCCAAAAACCGGATTCCGCCGCATATTCTGGTAATGACCGCCACGCCCATACCTCGGACCCTGGCAATGAGTTTCTACAGTGACTTGGATGTATCGGTGATCGACGAAATGCCGTTAGGCAGGAAACCAATTATCACGGCACACCGCCGCGAAAAAGACCGGTTAAGTGTCTTCCGTTTCGCCCGCGAAGAGATTGCGAAAGGGCGTCAGGTGTATTTCGTTTATCCTCTGATTGAGGAATCCGAAACCCTGGACTATAAAAACCTGATGGAGAATTTCGACCATATCATGCAGTTTTTTGAGGAATGCAATGTCACAATGCTCCACGGCAGAATGAAGCCTAATGAAAAGGAAGAGGCCATGCAGTATTTTGCCTCCGGCAAGGCGCAGATCATGGTAGCCACCACGGTAATAGAAGTGGGGGTAAATGTGCCTAATGCTTCGGTAATGATCATAGAAAGTGCGGAAAGGTTCGGACTTTCGCAGCTTCATCAGTTGCGCGGTCGTGTGGGACGCGGGGCTGAACAGAGTTTCTGCATCCTGATGACATCAGACAAACTGACAAAGGAAAGCAGGACCCGCATAAAAACTATGACGGAAACAAATGACGGTTTTAAAATCTCGGAAGTGGATATGCAGCTCAGGGGCCCCGGTGATCTGCTGGGTACACAGCAGAGTGGAATCCTTGACTTTAAGAAACTGGACCTTACTACAGATGCAAATATTATACAGGCATCCAAGGACGCCGTGGCGGCCATTCTTCAGCAAGATCCGTTCCTGGCCTTGCCTGAGCACCAAAATCTAAAAAATTATTACCTGCTTCATTTCCGCAGTAAAACAAGTTGGGGGAAAATTTCCTGA
- a CDS encoding peptide MFS transporter, whose protein sequence is MNLTLEQIQDFKGKYPRQIWSLFFSEMWERFCFYGMRGMLVFFMISQLKFDDEQANLQYGATQAFVYAFTFVGGLFADKILGFRKSLFWGGLLMIVGSLILAANPHDFFFLGISFTVVGTGFFKPNISTMVGKLYRAGDSRTDAGFSLFYAGINLGALLGGYICIAIGKGEMFANIIPEALRWNIAFGLAAVVMVISLINFIFTQRRLGPIGLMPQSLAADGTLQSQPRWKVVGTYILTLLFVPLIMIMVSVPQYTDYFMYTVGPLTLIYLFYEMAKVNTAERKKLWAALVFIIFSILFWGIYEQSGGSLSIFAAKNLNQDLLGLDPNGVNNSGGAFFIIFLAPLLGLLWIWLSKRKLEPNTVIKFGLGFIFLGAGYYVLFATRFFADLQGITSLNIFTIALLVITFGELCLSPIGLSIMTKLSTEKLQGMMMGLWFLASAYGQYVAGIIGAGMATAKEGSTNMDALLAYTEGYRQLGIYAVIAGVILIAISPLVKKLMQEVR, encoded by the coding sequence ATGAATCTGACGCTGGAACAAATACAGGATTTCAAAGGAAAATATCCACGGCAAATATGGTCCCTGTTCTTTTCTGAAATGTGGGAACGCTTCTGCTTTTACGGAATGCGGGGAATGCTGGTTTTCTTTATGATCTCACAATTAAAGTTTGATGACGAGCAGGCTAATCTTCAGTACGGAGCTACCCAGGCCTTCGTATATGCCTTTACATTTGTAGGCGGTCTCTTTGCCGATAAAATTCTGGGCTTCAGGAAATCGCTTTTCTGGGGAGGTTTGCTGATGATTGTCGGGAGTTTGATCCTGGCCGCAAATCCGCATGATTTCTTTTTCCTGGGTATCTCATTTACCGTTGTGGGAACAGGATTCTTTAAACCCAATATTTCAACGATGGTGGGTAAACTGTACCGTGCCGGAGATTCGCGGACGGATGCAGGTTTTTCGCTGTTTTATGCCGGCATCAACCTGGGCGCACTCCTTGGAGGTTATATCTGTATAGCCATTGGGAAAGGCGAGATGTTTGCCAACATTATTCCGGAAGCACTTCGCTGGAATATTGCATTCGGCCTGGCCGCGGTTGTGATGGTCATCAGCCTCATCAACTTTATTTTCACCCAGCGCCGCCTGGGTCCCATTGGTCTAATGCCCCAGAGTTTGGCGGCCGACGGCACACTTCAAAGCCAGCCCCGTTGGAAAGTAGTTGGGACCTATATCCTGACCCTGCTTTTTGTACCGTTAATCATGATCATGGTCTCGGTTCCCCAGTACACTGATTATTTTATGTATACTGTGGGGCCGCTAACCCTGATCTATCTGTTTTATGAGATGGCGAAGGTGAATACCGCAGAGCGCAAAAAACTTTGGGCAGCACTTGTCTTCATTATCTTCTCCATCCTGTTTTGGGGAATATATGAACAGTCTGGGGGCTCATTAAGCATATTTGCCGCCAAGAACCTTAACCAGGACCTGCTTGGCCTGGATCCTAACGGCGTAAATAATTCCGGTGGTGCTTTCTTCATTATTTTTCTGGCACCACTATTAGGGCTGCTGTGGATCTGGCTAAGCAAAAGAAAACTGGAACCTAATACCGTTATAAAGTTCGGACTTGGCTTTATCTTCCTAGGGGCCGGTTACTACGTACTTTTTGCTACCAGATTCTTCGCGGACCTGCAGGGCATCACCTCACTTAATATTTTCACCATCGCATTGCTCGTCATCACCTTTGGCGAACTGTGCCTTTCACCCATCGGACTCAGTATCATGACCAAACTTTCAACCGAAAAGCTGCAGGGAATGATGATGGGTCTCTGGTTTCTGGCCTCCGCTTACGGACAGTACGTGGCCGGAATTATTGGTGCCGGCATGGCTACGGCCAAGGAAGGCTCAACCAATATGGACGCGCTCCTGGCTTATACAGAGGGCTACAGGCAGCTAGGCATTTATGCCGTTATAGCCGGTGTAATCCTGATTGCCATATCGCCGTTAGTGAAAAAGCTGATGCAGGAAGTAAGGTAA
- a CDS encoding thioredoxin family protein encodes MRKFAAVLLLLIFTTASAQLKWMTLDEAIAAQKVAPRKILIDFYADWCGPCKVMEKKTYNHPQIAEYLNQNYYPVKFDAEGNQKIKMYGRTFSNPDFGNKKRRNAMHELTQYMNVNAVPSVVFLDEQANPITMLQGALTAQELEPYIYFFANDEHLKIKTREEWENYQKKFKSKIKD; translated from the coding sequence ATGAGAAAGTTTGCCGCAGTGTTACTGCTTCTGATTTTTACCACAGCGTCAGCTCAGCTGAAATGGATGACTCTTGATGAGGCAATAGCCGCGCAGAAAGTCGCTCCACGGAAGATTCTGATTGATTTTTATGCCGACTGGTGTGGCCCCTGCAAAGTGATGGAGAAGAAAACCTATAACCATCCGCAGATTGCCGAATATCTGAACCAGAATTACTATCCTGTGAAATTTGATGCGGAAGGAAATCAGAAAATTAAAATGTACGGGCGCACCTTCAGTAATCCGGATTTCGGCAATAAAAAACGGCGCAATGCCATGCACGAACTTACGCAGTACATGAATGTAAACGCGGTACCCAGCGTTGTATTTCTGGACGAGCAGGCCAACCCTATTACGATGCTTCAGGGTGCGCTTACCGCCCAGGAACTGGAACCCTATATTTACTTCTTTGCGAACGATGAACATCTGAAAATCAAGACCCGAGAAGAATGGGAGAATTATCAGAAAAAATTTAAGTCAAAAATAAAAGACTAA
- a CDS encoding OmpA family protein, with amino-acid sequence MSLNILDLIRGQLGPALVTQAATQLGESESGISKAISGLLPAVVGGFANHSSNPTVLDSITGSANSGLLGDLLGGSANNTYISNVLASIFGDKVAGIINAISGYAGIGTGTTSTLLNMVTGATLGSVGKYAADNNLDRSAISGLLSDQKGIVSTLLPAGLSMASLGLGDWFGDSYSEKAAATATTATATEPHVEVTRAGATHVNVDRDEVKTEGSSIWKWLLPLLLLLLVGWFLMKQCDNKETVTTTDSDSTVIVEDSANVMVDTTMTTADRGEMTAIDLNGTPLQGYANGMESRMIEFLRSGGYTNAADDEALKTTWYDFDNVNFQMGSATALEPGSEGQIQNLAEILKAYPDAKIKIGGYTDKTGDAATNKKLSQDRADFIKSELTKLGVGAQVTGAEGYGSEQAVVDASASDAERAKDRKMSVRFTK; translated from the coding sequence ATGTCATTAAACATTCTTGATCTTATCAGAGGACAGTTAGGTCCTGCGCTCGTTACACAGGCTGCTACGCAGCTGGGAGAAAGTGAATCCGGAATTTCCAAAGCGATCAGTGGTCTGCTGCCTGCGGTAGTGGGTGGTTTTGCTAACCATTCTTCCAATCCTACAGTACTCGATTCGATTACGGGCTCTGCAAACAGTGGGCTGTTGGGCGACTTGCTGGGCGGGTCTGCGAACAACACTTATATTTCGAACGTATTGGCAAGTATTTTCGGAGACAAGGTTGCCGGCATCATCAATGCCATTTCAGGCTACGCCGGGATTGGTACAGGTACTACCTCCACCTTGCTGAATATGGTTACAGGAGCGACACTCGGCTCTGTGGGAAAATACGCTGCCGACAATAATCTGGACCGCAGCGCAATCTCAGGATTACTGTCTGATCAGAAAGGGATAGTTTCAACACTTTTGCCTGCGGGTCTATCAATGGCCAGCCTTGGATTAGGTGATTGGTTCGGAGACAGCTACTCCGAAAAAGCAGCTGCGACTGCCACTACCGCTACCGCTACCGAGCCTCACGTAGAGGTGACACGCGCCGGGGCCACCCACGTAAATGTAGACCGGGACGAAGTAAAGACGGAAGGCAGTTCCATCTGGAAATGGCTTCTTCCCCTACTTCTCCTGCTTCTCGTTGGATGGTTCCTGATGAAACAGTGTGATAATAAAGAAACCGTCACGACAACTGATTCCGATTCTACAGTGATAGTGGAGGACTCTGCAAACGTAATGGTGGACACAACAATGACGACGGCGGACCGTGGTGAAATGACAGCAATCGATCTTAACGGAACACCCTTGCAGGGTTATGCCAACGGTATGGAATCCCGCATGATCGAATTTTTACGTTCCGGAGGGTATACGAATGCCGCTGATGATGAAGCTTTGAAAACCACATGGTACGATTTTGACAATGTAAACTTCCAAATGGGATCTGCAACCGCTCTTGAGCCAGGCTCTGAAGGACAGATCCAGAATCTTGCGGAAATCCTGAAGGCATACCCTGATGCAAAAATAAAGATTGGTGGTTATACCGATAAAACAGGCGATGCCGCAACAAACAAAAAACTTTCTCAGGACAGAGCAGATTTCATTAAGTCTGAGCTTACAAAACTGGGTGTGGGTGCACAGGTAACCGGTGCTGAAGGTTACGGCAGCGAGCAGGCCGTAGTTGATGCCTCCGCATCTGATGCTGAACGAGCTAAAGACAGAAAAATGTCTGTAAGATTTACAAAATAG
- a CDS encoding peptide MFS transporter: MDTTQPTQGHPKGLYSLFFTEMWERFSYYGMRALLTIFLTAELATGGFGLDRAESLSVYGIFTALVYLTPILGGWFADKILGQRKSILIGGLVMAIGQFMLAAGAAGDMMGDLETRKNFFYLGLGVLILGNGFFKPNISTIVGDLYDNDDPRKDGAFTIFYMGINIGAFLSPFVAGTLGEKVGWPYGYLAAGIGMMIGVLWFYARRNTLGDKGLPPGYREKGITNLVAKDWRDIIVYTIANVAFVFAVMFIWNNTSDLIHTIMVWVLGIAGTGFIALSIFKGTNGSTEWTRVFVILILAFFNIVFWAGFEQAGGTFNLFAQENTDRVVGGFEIPTTWFQNINPIAIVTLAPLFSLLWIKLAARKLNPRTPVKFALAMFIGAFAFFIMTQAQNSADAGNLVSPMWLVAVYVLLTIGELMLSPIGLSMVTKLSPGNITSIMMGVWMASFALGNYLAATLEQILETYDFSLYPFITVLMLISGVALLLLSPILNKFMKGIH; this comes from the coding sequence ATGGATACAACACAACCAACGCAGGGGCACCCAAAGGGTCTCTATTCCCTGTTTTTTACAGAAATGTGGGAACGTTTCTCCTATTATGGGATGCGCGCCCTGCTCACCATCTTCCTGACCGCAGAACTGGCAACCGGAGGTTTCGGACTGGACCGTGCAGAATCTCTTTCTGTTTACGGAATATTTACCGCTCTGGTTTACCTCACCCCTATCTTAGGTGGATGGTTTGCCGATAAGATCCTCGGTCAGAGAAAATCAATCCTTATCGGTGGTCTGGTTATGGCCATCGGGCAGTTTATGCTGGCTGCGGGAGCGGCAGGAGACATGATGGGCGACCTGGAAACAAGAAAGAATTTCTTCTATCTTGGGTTGGGTGTCCTGATCCTGGGTAATGGTTTCTTCAAACCAAACATCTCTACAATAGTTGGTGACCTTTATGATAATGATGACCCGCGTAAAGACGGTGCCTTTACCATCTTCTATATGGGTATTAACATAGGTGCATTCCTTTCTCCGTTTGTTGCGGGAACCCTTGGTGAAAAAGTAGGTTGGCCCTACGGATACCTGGCTGCCGGTATCGGAATGATGATCGGTGTGCTGTGGTTTTATGCACGCCGTAACACGCTTGGAGACAAAGGTCTGCCACCGGGATACAGAGAGAAGGGAATTACCAACCTTGTAGCTAAGGACTGGAGGGACATTATCGTGTACACGATCGCAAATGTAGCTTTTGTATTTGCCGTAATGTTTATCTGGAACAACACATCAGACCTTATCCATACCATTATGGTTTGGGTGCTGGGAATTGCCGGAACCGGATTCATTGCCCTTTCCATCTTTAAAGGAACCAATGGTTCAACAGAATGGACAAGAGTTTTTGTAATTCTGATCCTTGCATTCTTTAACATCGTTTTCTGGGCAGGTTTCGAACAGGCAGGCGGAACATTCAACCTTTTTGCACAGGAAAATACGGACCGTGTAGTAGGTGGGTTTGAGATCCCGACTACCTGGTTCCAAAACATTAACCCAATTGCCATTGTAACCCTGGCGCCTTTATTTTCACTGCTGTGGATCAAACTTGCAGCCCGCAAACTGAACCCAAGGACGCCGGTGAAATTTGCCTTGGCCATGTTTATTGGTGCCTTCGCCTTCTTTATTATGACTCAGGCGCAAAACAGCGCCGATGCCGGAAACCTGGTGAGTCCAATGTGGCTGGTAGCCGTTTACGTACTTCTGACCATAGGTGAGCTTATGCTGTCGCCAATTGGTCTCTCTATGGTTACAAAACTATCTCCGGGTAACATTACGTCCATTATGATGGGAGTTTGGATGGCCAGTTTTGCACTGGGTAATTATCTGGCAGCAACCCTGGAGCAAATTCTGGAAACCTATGACTTTTCGCTGTATCCGTTCATTACGGTACTTATGTTGATTTCCGGTGTCGCATTATTATTGCTTTCACCGATTCTGAACAAGTTCATGAAGGGTATTCATTAA